tctcttccATCATCAGTCGCTTTCTATGTTTTCTACGTATTAAGAAAccgaaataacaaaataaataatttgctAAACTTTCTTTTTGcagcaaaataaaaaagaccCACTAAGCAAACAGATCCAAGAACATGGAAACAAATGTGGAAAAGGAAATCAAAAACATCAAGCGTGGGCTGAAAAAAGTGAAAACCACTGCAcgaaaactcaatttttggcaatctatatattttctttacaaaattgGTCAAAAATAAATACACAAATTGAGTGACTAACCAGATGGTAAAAATCTGTGAGAAGAGCATAAATACACAAATTGACTGACCAATAGGATAgtactatataaaaaaaatatcaaaccgTTAAAAAGGTTAATAAATAGAgaattaattaaataacaaaaacggaagtGGGATTAGTGTGGGAGAAAGCATATAGAGCGGAGGAAAACGAAGATGGgattataaaaataagtgtTGTGAAGAAGAAGCTACGGTgtcttaatttaatttaaattttatatatatttataagaaaaaatttaaaaagaatatttcttttttctttttctgagaGCTGTTGTGGTTTTTGAGGCTCTCTATAAAGCAAAGTAGCAAAACATATACACAAAATGTCCCAAGAATCTGTTCagatagaagaagaaataaagtCATTAGAACAATGGCGTTGGTCCGAAATGCAAGGACTTGAGCTTCTCCCTGAACCTTCCTCAAATAGTAACAAAAACTCAAGAAACCCAGAAACAGAGCTCCAAGAACATCCGCCGGAGATGGAAAACGGCGGTGgtactcctcctcctcctcctccggcaaCAGCGGAGGAGCCTAAAAAAGCAGAGATTCGTGGAGTTGCGTTCAAAGAGCTCTTCAGATTCGCAGATGGGTTAGATTATGTACTGATGACAATTGGCTCTGTTGGTGCTTTCGTCCATGGCTGCTCTTTGCCTCTGTTCCTCAGATTCTTCGCCGATCTCGTTAACTCCTTTGGTTCTAACGCTAATAACGTCGACAAGATGATGCAAGAAGTTCTCAAGGTACAACAAACTTTAAATCTCTCTGTTTTTGTCTCAAATCATTTACAACACTAATCTAATAACTTTCTTATTACAGTATGCGCTTTACTTTCTTGTCGTTGGTGCTGCAATCTGGGCTTCCTCCTGGGCAGGTGAAAGAGaaattaaaaacttttatgTTTCTTGATCCGTGAGCAAGattcgattaaaaaaaaaaaactcgttgTGTTTGCAGAGATTTCGTGTTGGATGTGGACTGGAGAGAGACAAACAACGAAGATGAGGATAAAGTACTTAGAAGCTGCTTTAAACCAAGACATTCAGTTCTTCGACACAGAGGTTCGAACTTCAGATGTTGTCTCCGCCATTAACACCGACGCTGTTATGGTTCAAGACGCCATCAGCGAGAAAGTAAGCTAAaatctttttatcttttttttcctctgttcttcttcctcatctgaTCTGAATCTTGAATCTTAGTTGGGTAATTTCATCCACTACATGGCTACTTTTGTGTCCGGATTCATCGTGGGTTTCACGGCGGTGTGGCAACTAGCGTTGGTGACTATCGCGGTGGTTCCGTTGATAGCTGTGATCGGAGGAATCCACACCACAACTCTCTCTAAGCTCTCTAACAAGAGTCAAGAGTCTCTTTCTCAAGCTGGTAATATCGTCGAACAGGTAGAGTGCACAGATcccaagaacaaaaaaaaaagtttctcttttttttttcttgatccaGTGATCAAAATCATGTCTTTACACctgggttttgttttgtttggttttgttctGAGCAGACAGTGGTGCAGATCAGGGTAGTAATGGCTTTTGTCGGAGAATCAAGAGCCTCTCAAGCTTACTCATCAGCTTTGAAGACAGCTCAGAAACTCGGTTACAAAACAGGTTTCGCTAAAGGAATGGGACTTGGCGCGACTTACTTCGTCGTCTTCTGTTGCTACGCTCTCTTGCTCTGGTACGGTGGCTATCTCGTCCGTCACCATTTGACCAACGGTGGTCTCGCCATCGCCACCATGTTCGCCGTCATGATCGGTGGCTTGTAAGCACTCTTCTCTCTGTTTTGTTCATCGTTTGATTAAAAAGatcgttttattttattttatagagttCTTGATTCTTGTTTTAAAGGGGGTTGGGACAATCAGTACCGAGCATGGCTGCGTTTGCGAAAGCAAAGGTTGCTGCTGCAAAGATCTTTAGAATCATTGATCACAAGCCCACGATAGAGCGTAACAGCGTGTCCGGCGTGGAGCTAGAGTCTGTCACGGGTCTTGTCGAGCTTAAAAACGTTGACTTTTCGTACCCTTCAAGACCAGATGTTAAGATCCTTAACGAGTTCACACTCTCTGTACCCGCCGGGAAGACTATAGCTTTGGTTGGGAGCAGTGGTTCGGGCAAAAGCACTGTCGTTTCGCTTATCGAGAGGTTTTACGACCCGACCTCAGGTTAAACTAAATCTCCAAAATGTTCTGTTACTTCTGCTCGAGCATTGTTCGTTTTAACACGTTTTGATCTCTTCAGGACAAGTTTTACTAGACGGGCACCACCTGAAGACACTTAAACTTAAATGGTTAAGGCAACAGATCGGTCTTGTGAGCCAAGAACCAGCCTTGTTCGCCACTTCCATCAAAGAGAACATACTCTTAGGACGTCCCGACGCAGATCAAGTCGAGGTAGAAGAGGCAGCTCGAGTCGCAAATGCTCATTCCTTCATCATCAAACTACCTGATGGCTTCGACACACAGGTCTGGGTCACATGGTTCATAAATGGTTTTAGAATCTGtgttctttaaatttttcattagTTTAATGTATTTTCGAAAGTCAAAAGAGTGGTCATGAAAAAGCATTTATAACAGAGCCACATGGGTTTGGTCAACAACGCATGTGACAAGTAATTTCAGTCATGTGTGTTGATGTAGTAGACACTTTTATATGTTTCATTATTATTCTTTAACTTGAAGACCATCAACCACTGTTACAGTTGATTTTATTCATACGCATTTGGTAATGTTAACATAACGTTCAGGTTGGGGAGAGAGGACTGCAACTTTCAGGTGGACAGAAGCAAAGAATAGCGATAGCAAGAGCCATGTTAAAGAACCCGGCGATACTTTTACTAGACGAGGCCACAAGCGCTTTGGATTCTGAATCAGAGAAGCTAGTGCAAGAAGCTTTGGATCGGTTCATGATCGGAAGGACAACACTCATCATCGCTCACCGCCTCTCCACCATCCGCAAAGCTGACCTTGTAGCTGTGCTTCAGCAAGGAAGCGTCTCTGAGATTGGAACACACGACGAGCTTTTCGCCAAGGGAGAGAATGGTATCTACTCCAAGCTTATTAAAATGCAAGAGGCAGCTCATGAAACCGCCATGAACAACGCAAGAAAGAGTAGTGCTAGGTATGTTCCGATTCATTTTGCTTTTGTTTGGGTGATATGCTTTAATGTTATTATACTTTGTTGTTGCAGACCGTCTAGTGCTAGAAACTCGGTTAGCTCGCCGATAATAGCTCGGAACTCTTCTTATGGAAGGTCACCGTATTCGCGGAGACTCTCCGACTTCTCAACTACTGACTTCAGCCTCTCCGTCGAAGCTTCTTCCTACCCGAACTACCGACACGATAAGCTACCCTTCAAGGACCAAGCCAACTCCTTCTGGCGGCTAGCGAAAATGAACTCTCCGGAGTGGAAATACGCTCTCGTCGGTTCTGTAGGCTCTGTCATCTGCGGCTCGCTCAGCGCCTTCTTTGCATACGTCCTCAGCGCGGTCCTAAGCATCTACTACAACCCGGACCACAACTACATGATCAAGCAGATTGACAAGTACTGTTACCTCTTGATCGGTCTCTCTTCTGCGGCACTCATCTTCAACACGCTCCAGCATTCTTTCTGGGACATTGTGGGGGAGAATCTCACCAAGAGGGTCCGTGAGAAGATGCTTACCGCTGTGCTCAAGAACGAGATGGCTTGGTTTGATCAAGAGGAGAATGAGAGCGCGAGAATCTCGGCGAGGTTGGCTCTTGATGCTAATAACGTGAGGTCAGCTATTGGAGATAGGATCTCTGTCATTGTGCAGAACACAGCGTTGATGCTTGTTGCTTGCACTGCTGGGTTTGTTCTGCAATGGAGACTTGCACTTGTCTTGGTCGCAGTTTTCcctgttgttgttgctgcaaCTGTCTTACAGGTTTGTCTTCTTGCCCATGTTTCTTAAACCGAAGGTTAACCGGATAATTATTTGGGTCACAAATCGaaacttaaattatatatacatattaatttttaatatatagacctaaaataattatagtaaatatgatacataTTAGAATAAGAACatataaaacattagaaatattaactaaattttttgttcatccttttatggatttttgataatttgatagttttttatCCCTTTCAATAAATTGAAGACCCAATCCGACTTTATGATTGGTTCATCGGACTGGttcggttttaaaaacatttgttcttcatttgttttgtctttttcatCAGAAAATGTTCATGACTGGATTCTCTGGAGACCTTGAAGCAGCGCATGCCAAGGGAACACAGCTGGCTGGTGAAGCCATAGCTAATGTCAGAACAGTAGCAGCTTTCAACTCAGAGGCAAAGATTGTTCGTCTCTACACTGCAAACCTCGAACCACCACTGAAACGCTGCTTCTGGAAAGGACAGATCGCTGGAAGTGGCTACGGTGTAGCTCAGTTCTGTCTCTACGCATCTTACGCTCTAGGGCTATGGTACGCGTCGTGGCTTGTGAAACACGGCATCTCCGACTTCTCCAAAACCATAAGAGTCTTCATGGTTCTGATGGTCTCAGCTAACGGTGCAGCAGAGACGCTCACACTAGCTCCTGATTTCATCAAAGGCGGTCAGGCAATGAGGTCTGTTTTCGAACTTCTTGATCGAAAAACCGAGATTGAGCCGGATGATCTCGATACCACGCCGGTTCCAGACCGGTTACGCGGCGAAGTCGAGCTGAAACACATTGATTTCTCTTACCCGTCGAGACCAGACATACAAGTTTTCCGTGATCTTAGCCTTCGTGCTAGAGCTGGCAAGACTCTGGCCCTTGTCGGTCCGAGTGGGTGCGGTAAAAGTTCGGTCATCTCCCTCATCCAGAGATTCTACGAACCGTCCTCAGGCCGTGTCCTGATAGACGGGAAAGACATAAGGAAGTACAACTTGAAGGCCATAAGGAAACACATAGCCATAGTCCCTCAAGAGCCTTGCTTGTTCGGCACGACAATATACGAAAACATCGCATACGGACACGAATGCGCGACAGAAGCAGAGATCATCCAAGCCGCGACGCTAGCCAGCGCGCACAAGTTCATATCCGCGTTGCCTGATGGCTACAAGACTTATGTCGGAGAGAGAGGCGTTCAGCTGTCGGGAGGACAGAAACAGAGGATAGCGATAGCTCGTGCCTTGGTGAGGAAGGCAGAGATCATGCTGcttgatgaggccacaagtgcTCTTGATGCTGAGTCAGAGAGGTCGGTGCAAGAAGCATTGGACCAGGCTTGTTGTGGTAGAACGTCCATTGTCGTGGCTCATAGGTTGTCTACAATCAGGAACGCACATGTTATCGCGGTGATTGATGATGGTAAAGTTGCGGAACAAGGTTCGCATTCTCATCTTCTCAAGAACTATCCTGATGGAATCTACGCGAGGATGATACAGTTGCAGAGGTTTACGCATACTCAGGTGATTGGTATGACGTCAGGGTCGAGTTCTAGGGTTAATAAGGAAGATGATGCTTAGTACTTGCTACTTTGGTCGAAAGAGAGAACAGAGTCAAAAGAAACAACACGCACTAGAACATGTTCTGTATAAACTCTGCGagctcatttttcttctttttatgttGTAATTTTGAGGTTACTTTATTTTTGGAACTACGTTTCAGAATTGATATAGTGTTATTATTATTGTGTATTATTATGATTAATCTAATTATTGTTCATCTGTGTAATATCAATTTATCCCTAAGCAATCTACGAGCCTTCCTAGTGAAGTGAAGATGAAAACAGTGGCCGATGCATAACTCTAACGAAAGATAAAAATTTGAGATCAGCTTAGTCttgatcataaaattatattgtcAGTGAATGGTTTaattaaatgtttattaataattatacattGCAAAATTTGGATGCAAACATTTAGCATATACAAATTAATGGGAAAAATGtttctaaaaaaatcttttgattATGATGTGCAAATAGAATCGTCAGATATAATTTTTCAAGTGTGGtgttaaatgtaaataaaaccGCTTAACATAGGTCCTCGTGAAAAAGAATGTAGAATTTTCAGTCATCatattataattttcataattgtaATAGAATACTAAATCAGTTTTAAGAACCCGTATAGTCATTGAGTGCACACGATATTACACAGTATACATATTCATTTGGTTTGTTCTAGATTTCAGGATAAGCCTAACTTTAGAATCATGAGATCCGTTCTAGACAAAAGAAGTGACGAAATGTGATCTTTTAAGTTATATAATCGTATAGGTTTGATGAGTTTTTGAATGTTTTGGGTCTAcaacttaattttaaaatcttcttgTGGAGAAATCATGGCTTTTTTTAAGTAGATCATGATTAATATtagtaaagtaaatatatacaaaagctGATAGATTTTTTTGACAATATTGTCGAAAAGGGATGCTTTGATGTATAGACACACGAACATACGTGGGGAACAAAATGATGAagatgagaaaacaaaaaatgagGAAAAGAAGATGGGTCCAAAAAGGACATTAGacgagatgatgatgatgatgagaaaacacaaagcaaaagaacaaaaagaaatgaaaagacaacattttcttttgtgtttatatGACTTTCTATGAGAAATTCTTGATTTCGTTTCTTTGTGTAATACACGCGTGCGACCATAAATACATGTATGCATTTAAATGATGATGATGGCGACTAGTTTGTTTTAGTTGTAATGCATTTCATAAGGGAAGTTATAGTGGAGGATAAGAATTAAGAAGCATGCTTCATTCGGCACATGTGTAGGTTTATCCACAATCTTGTTCAACAAAACTTTTGGATATAGGAACGagtaatcaaaaaaaaaaatttgaacaaCCGTGGGATCCGGCGATTGGGATCAACCAACTAATTCCGCGAGTCTAATGGCATTCCACGTATTCTCGCCGTTTAAAGCAGCTCGAATGGCCAGCAGAGATTAAACCAGGATTTCGCCGTATTAGATTTATTTTTCCTCAAACGCCGCTGGACTACCGCTGCGGGTTAACGAATAATCaaattagtttaatttaaatttacatctacgatatacacaaaaataataaggtgtaaagaatgaaaaatgtatttaaaaaaaatcatttttgacCACCAAAATGGAAAAGGTCAATACTTTAAGTCTTTAGGTTcagaaaataacattttaaaatgtgattttccCATAAtgtatataactaaaatcaCTATTTAAACTGTCATTAAATTGAAAAATGTCATGTTTTGGTTTGGAGATATCTAgtagtttcatattttttaatatatctaactAGTTTTCAATATTTTAGTCATccagatagaaaaaaaaagatccataTTTGATCAACTGTCTGGATTGATTcatacaattaattaattatcagTATGAGATTCATTGCATTCCTATGCTTATGCATGAACATGTGATGTTGCGGGAACAATATCTACTGCTATTTTGAGGTTAACAACGACTTACCAGTTTTGTATATAGATCGTCGCATTTATAAGGTTAACGACTTGAATAGAAATATCGCATGTCTAGGTCCATTTTAGCAAGAAGCGTTAGAGAAGTGAGAGCAAGCTCATTAGCAAGTTTTGTTTTTCGTTAGCAAGCTTATTCGGCACCATTCACAAGTAGAATGTTTCAGTGACATTTTTGATAAACGGGTAATCAgaacaaaagcaaaaaaaacatataattaatttaggAATTATATGGTTTAACTACTGAGGACCATCTACCAACAACAATTAGGTTTCCATAAACTGTAGACTAatgagaaacaaaacaaaactgaagTAAACTCAAGCAGCCATGAGCTTTGGACCATTGTCCGGCATTCCCATTCCAGCGGCTAAATCTGCATCGAGTTGCGAGTGTGGCGCTGGTCCATTCATTATCTTCATACTGCAACAATCACAAACAATCCAAATGGAGAAAACAAAGTCAAATCAGTTCATGCACACACACACGCACAAGTTATTCAAAACCACATTACTAATTATTAGGCTCAGTTAAACTTCTAATCCAGGGGGACATGCGTAGATCAAGAATACAATCAAAGAAAGGTATAAGAAAATAACAATTGCTCATAATTTTTCAGAGCTTGATTAACATCACAAGCAGCACATatttaagtaataaaaatagCAATTGCTCAGACTTTTTCACAGCTTGAACATCAGACGAGCAGGAGAGATATAAAGTCGTTTAAGTCTAATGACCGTTTTCGATATTACTATTACTACAAAAACAAACTTCCACAAGAACAAAAAGGAGAACCAAAAAACAAGACGAGGAAGGATCCTACTTACCGCTTCTTATGTTTCTTCGTCTTGAAATGATCATCTCGCACAGACGCCTTGGAGAAGTACCGACTGAAACATATCAAGtcacgacaaaaaaaaaacacaactgcATCAGACAAAACACACATATGGCttattcaaacaaaacaaatgaaTCAATCTGGAACAGAACCGGAAACATAAATGTCAAAGAACCAAACAAAGATTAGAGAAACATATCAATTTATGACAAAAACACAACTGAATCAGAGAAACACAGACGTCTGATTCAAACATAACATatcatcagaaaaaaaaaaaaaaactagaattaaTAAAACATCTTACTCGCAATGCAAGCAGTAGAATTGACCCATCCCAGGCAAATCCTCGTTCAGCTCCAAAGGCTTTGTCTCCGTCTCTGGTTTACGCAGCTCAGTGTACACTAAATCGTCGCCTTTGACTTCGAATTTGTCACGGCGAGCTGTTTTGTGAGACAAACGCCTCTTCTTCACCTTCCTCGTCGGACATCTACCCATTTTATATTCCTAAGTGTTGGTGAAATCGGAATCGTCAGTGTGCGAATTGTCAGTTTCGTAtatcaagaaaagaaaacttaCGGTTAGGAGGAGATGGAGGCGACGATGCGGAAGAGAAACCCTAGAAGAGTCTTGCTTTGGGTATAAATTAACCTAATTTTGGCGGTTTTAGTGTAACCCAATGTGGCTGACATGAGGCCCATCTTAATGAAAGGTTTTACAAAGGCCCATGGATTATTAACTCGGCCTCGTTTACATTTTTGACAGCACGAAAGGATTTGTTTGATGAGtcgtttcaaattttaaatcctttcttttttttttttttttttttttgacaacacgagtcatttaaatttaaaatctgaTTTACACTATAAGATTATTACTAGACCCTGATCCGCGCGCctggatatgaattttcagtttttaattatttattttattaaatgatgtatttgtaatattcgttcatattatattcattaagtaaatattttttttacatcttaaattatctatttttttacgaatatgtgatatcatataaaaaatattaaaaaatgagtatagagttaattagataattttaaaaacataaatttttctttcgtgtgcgatatcatataaataatgatccgcccagttaacaaaaatcatgattattttatgtgtaattttttttattttgaccatttccttaaaactatattaaattttacatattttaattagaatatttttaatatctttacctttttatttgaaatgcaactcaatatttttttaacaattataacaaaatatttaaaaaatatttttagaatttatttgaaaaatatgaaaattacattttaaattaaaattatcctaaaatatgataagttttgatgtaaacaaaaactcaaattatgtcaaaaataatgatattcaatgataataacaattttaattgattattttttaaaaaatacatttacaaaaatattgtttgaaataaaattcatttatctttcaaatataaaatgaaaatattataattaaataataaaaaatataaataaaaaccataaatttagcaactcacaactgagttatattatgctaaaattttctttctaacaatttatcaaatgacaaatgagttatgagcaaataataccatataatttttaaaaacatagacattcttaaatattttttgaataaataattatttttaaatttaatcaacttaaaataatatccgtagaattgtgtgagtcaaattctagttttattgatgcatgttatatattagtgctgcatgttttaggtaacattttaatgatgcacgtttttaaaaatctccattattaaaactATGCACGTagggataactcatgagtttttttggttgattaaatgacattatgtccaaatttatttaaggatatttcattaaggtaactgaaaaagacaaacaataaaataggaagtttaaattcatttaagcatatttcattaatgtaactgaaaagacaagtaataaattagacagttttattcgttttaggatatttaataaatgcaactgaaaaagacaagcaaaaaaaaagagtttaattaatgaagtaagaacatttttaaatgggtacttttttttaataatatagatggatGAGTCATTTTATAAGTTTAATAGGTTGGATAAAATTTGGAATAAATATGAagagaaatatatttttggactCTAAAAACACATGAAATAAAGACAAATCTTACAAATTCATATCTGTAATTTCATAATTATGTCATTTATTGGATCAGAAGAAACAAATTCAACAAAACGCAAAGAAacatgattttgacataatgtaAAAGGAGGTATGGAACACAATTACGCTACTCTTTGAGAGATTTTTTTACTGTTGATTCTGttgaagaaaacatatttatactgttaatttagttgaaaaacatactctctccgttttttTTATATGTGAGGATTGTGCATATAgattaaacatttaattttttaaacaaaaacatcattaattgtttacctaaccacaatttaaccaataataaaatataaacgaTAATAACATTGGTcatctattaataaattttacattgaaatttgaaaacgtcaaataatttggaacaaaaaaaattcctcTAAAacgtcaaatataaaaaaaaaatgagagagtATTAATTTACTTTTCACTCACGGAACTCACATAGTTAACAAGACAGTTCCTCATGTTCTTATTAGATAGACACTTCTTCGCTGCTTCCATCGTTCCATGGATGTGAAATCTCAATCAAAGTTGTTTATAAAATCAATAGTTTCTCTGTAAAGAACCATACTTAttttgtatccttctttttcatAATCTATCAAAAGAAATCAATAACCAGACTTTTTCATAATCTGGTTTTCATAACCAGACTTTTTCATAATCTACCAAAATCAATAGTTTCTCTATAAAGAAATCTCAATCAAAGTTGTTTATAAAATCACACTTCTTcgcttctttttctttgaaatgtGCATATAGTTAGATATTAATACATGCACATTCTTTTTGGTAGTTTGTTGATATATGCACCTTACACACACATATTGTTAGAATTGTGTGAGCCCATGTCCAACTAtatattatccgattagtacgatattgttcACTTTGGACCTAATTAGTTGGCtccatggatttacttttgggctATTTCCCAAAAGGtctcgtactaattagagttggatatctctttatatattagacattttttgtctaattctccaataTGAGACTTAGTTTTGATATATCACATTTTTCCTCTCAAATTAATGACCATATTCATCTCGTATCCCACGACTGACTTTCAGGATCTTCT
The window above is part of the Brassica napus cultivar Da-Ae chromosome C3, Da-Ae, whole genome shotgun sequence genome. Proteins encoded here:
- the LOC106392574 gene encoding zinc finger protein 593 homolog, which produces MGRCPTRKVKKRRLSHKTARRDKFEVKGDDLVYTELRKPETETKPLELNEDLPGMGQFYCLHCDRYFSKASVRDDHFKTKKHKKRMKIMNGPAPHSQLDADLAAGMGMPDNGPKLMAA
- the LOC106392565 gene encoding ABC transporter B family member 1; protein product: MSQESVQIEEEIKSLEQWRWSEMQGLELLPEPSSNSNKNSRNPETELQEHPPEMENGGGTPPPPPPATAEEPKKAEIRGVAFKELFRFADGLDYVLMTIGSVGAFVHGCSLPLFLRFFADLVNSFGSNANNVDKMMQEVLKYALYFLVVGAAIWASSWAEISCWMWTGERQTTKMRIKYLEAALNQDIQFFDTEVRTSDVVSAINTDAVMVQDAISEKLGNFIHYMATFVSGFIVGFTAVWQLALVTIAVVPLIAVIGGIHTTTLSKLSNKSQESLSQAGNIVEQTVVQIRVVMAFVGESRASQAYSSALKTAQKLGYKTGFAKGMGLGATYFVVFCCYALLLWYGGYLVRHHLTNGGLAIATMFAVMIGGLGLGQSVPSMAAFAKAKVAAAKIFRIIDHKPTIERNSVSGVELESVTGLVELKNVDFSYPSRPDVKILNEFTLSVPAGKTIALVGSSGSGKSTVVSLIERFYDPTSGQVLLDGHHLKTLKLKWLRQQIGLVSQEPALFATSIKENILLGRPDADQVEVEEAARVANAHSFIIKLPDGFDTQVGERGLQLSGGQKQRIAIARAMLKNPAILLLDEATSALDSESEKLVQEALDRFMIGRTTLIIAHRLSTIRKADLVAVLQQGSVSEIGTHDELFAKGENGIYSKLIKMQEAAHETAMNNARKSSARPSSARNSVSSPIIARNSSYGRSPYSRRLSDFSTTDFSLSVEASSYPNYRHDKLPFKDQANSFWRLAKMNSPEWKYALVGSVGSVICGSLSAFFAYVLSAVLSIYYNPDHNYMIKQIDKYCYLLIGLSSAALIFNTLQHSFWDIVGENLTKRVREKMLTAVLKNEMAWFDQEENESARISARLALDANNVRSAIGDRISVIVQNTALMLVACTAGFVLQWRLALVLVAVFPVVVAATVLQKMFMTGFSGDLEAAHAKGTQLAGEAIANVRTVAAFNSEAKIVRLYTANLEPPLKRCFWKGQIAGSGYGVAQFCLYASYALGLWYASWLVKHGISDFSKTIRVFMVLMVSANGAAETLTLAPDFIKGGQAMRSVFELLDRKTEIEPDDLDTTPVPDRLRGEVELKHIDFSYPSRPDIQVFRDLSLRARAGKTLALVGPSGCGKSSVISLIQRFYEPSSGRVLIDGKDIRKYNLKAIRKHIAIVPQEPCLFGTTIYENIAYGHECATEAEIIQAATLASAHKFISALPDGYKTYVGERGVQLSGGQKQRIAIARALVRKAEIMLLDEATSALDAESERSVQEALDQACCGRTSIVVAHRLSTIRNAHVIAVIDDGKVAEQGSHSHLLKNYPDGIYARMIQLQRFTHTQVIGMTSGSSSRVNKEDDA